TTCACATGTTGACTTCTCACTCTGTGTAAATATAGATTTTACCATTTGTTGTGAGGTTGAATGTCAAGGTAATTAAAGATTTTGATATGAATGTTGTTATCCTGTCTTGTTTCTATTCAAACATGTTAGGGGTGTGATTTTGAGAGAGATTTTATTCCTAACTAGTCACATCGGCTTCTGCAAATGTCCCTCTGCTGTAGCCATAATTGCATAATGCACAGTATTATAATACTAGAGAAAAGGCACAATTATCTTCCTCCAATGGACCAGCAGTATTTCAGAAGCATTGCTCCAGCCTTACATGAATATCTCATGAATGCTCCATGTTACACACTGAGATAAAGAACAGACACCACTGATGTCAATGACCTGTGACTTACAAAACCATTAAACAACCTGATGCAACTACAAGAAAACCAGTGAATTCAATGGTTTTTGACCCTCTGCGGCTACCGTAGCAATTTTGGGTGGGACTACACGAATGACCTCTACTGAAGTCAGTTAAGGGGACAGCCAATGACAAGAAGAAGTACTTATTAGCAGCCAATCATCGCTGCAGTTATTCAGAGGAACCTGTACACTCTGCTGCACATGCGCAGAAGACTGCGGCATGACACGCGTGGAGAGGAAGTGTACTGACAGTAGTCTGTAGCAGCTGTAGCCTCTCGCTCCTCACACAACCGGCTAAACTGTGTTTTATCTGTTCTGGTTAAAATGTCGTGGCTGTTCGGCCTGAACAAGGGGCAGCCTGAGGCGCCACCCGGTCTCCCGGTtcagccaccaccaccgccacctcCGCCGGCCGGAGGCTCCAGCGGCGGCGGTGGAGATAAACCCAAGGACAAATGGAGCAACTTCGATCCCACCGGGCTGGAGCGGGCTGCTCAGGCGGCCAAGGAGCTCGACAAGTCCCGTAAGTGTTCTGGAGGGGCCCGTTAGCTCAGTGGAGGTCACCCCAGTGGAGGTTTCTCCTCATTATAGCAGCATTACAGCACACAGATAGACATGGTGTGTCAGGATTCAGCTCCTCTCTGGTCATGGTGGTGTCACCTCAGTGATGCTACAGCTCAGATCATGTGGCCCACAGTCACAGCCAGCATCTGCACATGTTCATTTAATCTAATCTGTGTAAAATTGTTGGTTGCACAtgagagtaatgcagtaatGCTCTCACATTCATTCAAACTACTGACTGGGTTCAAAGGTCATCACCTTGCAATGTGGCTTGCAACATCCAAATTCAACTTGTTCTACTTACATGCCATGGTTCACTGAGTGTGCCTATCTTGTTTTGTGTTCTAAGATAAGGTAGAAATAGGGACTAGTGACACATCTGACAGGGTTCAGGGGCAGACCAGCATTTTACATTGATCACTGTAAATTTCAATGTGTTGAAGCCATCACACCTCTCACCTCTCTGATGTTGTCCCCATCCAGGACATGCCAAAGAAGCTCTGGAACTGGCTCGAATGCAGGAGCAGACCACTCAGATGGAGCATCAGAGCAAAATGAAGGTACGGCAGAAACATGCGTACAGAACTCCAGTGTCTTTCTTCATCTGCTTCAGGACATGCCAGGTCTTTTCCAGACCATGTAGTTGATATTGTCAGTGCTAATTTACATCATCTAAAGAAATAGTGAATAATAGCGTGAGTTACTGGATGGTTTAGGGTGCTGAGAGATGTCGTCGTCAGGTCaaccttatttatatagcacatttaataTGACAAGTGTAAACTCAGTGTGCTTGAGATACATCATACATGACAAACATAAAATATCATATGGGATAATAAAGTATTACAAATGCAGGACATGATAAAATCACCAGTTTTTAGAGTTTCTTTAGTCGCTGCAGTGTAAAATGTGAAAGTTAAACATTTGAGGAAAATAGAGAATAGAAAAAGCACACACAATAAATATTGCACATTATTCACTGTGTCTTTGTATGTGCTCAGATAAAACTGGACAGGTTATGATTGCATAAGTTTAagattactgtcatggcattgTTGATGATATATTTGACATGTGGACCCAGTCGATTGTGTGGTAgcaatgtattaaaatgttcaCCAGTGTGTTACTTCTGTTTCATAGATTTTTGCCACCTTTTTCTAACAGGAGTATGAAGCAGCAGTCGAGCAGCTCAAAGGTGACCAGATCCGAATccagggagaggagagaaggaaaacTGTTAATGAGGAGACCAAGCAGCATCAAGCGGTGAGAGCAgacatgcattttattttagtattttcatAACAAGTAGGAGTTTGCTGCAGCGGTGAGCTAAACACATTTGGCTGTTTTGTGTTACAGAGAGCTCAGTATCAAGATAAGCTGGCCAGGCAGCGATATGAGGACCAACTAAGACAACAGGTGAGTTCATCTTCTACATATTCAGGATAAAATGTGTCAGAAAGACATGCAGCACcgacatttattttctgtttttaacagCAAGCCCTGAACGAGGAGAACCTTCGCAAACAGGAGGAGTCTGTCCAGAAACAGGAGGCCATGAGGAAAGGTTTGTAACACTAACGACAGGATCTTGTAGAAGCTTTTTACGATGTTGAGGGGTGGTTTATTTACTCGCTGGGTGTTGTGGTTTCTTACAGCGACGATAGAACACGAGATGGAGCTGAGGCACAAGAATGAGCTCCTGCGTATAGAGGCGGAGACTAAAGCACGAGCCCGCGTGGAGCGAGAGAACGCCGATATCATCCGCGAGCAAATCCGCCTGAAGGCTGCAGAACACAGACAGACTGTCTTGGAGTCTATAAAGTAAGACACACTCACTAATTTAGGATTTTAGACCACAATATTTGTGATGATGAGGAGGTGTATCGTCCTGCATCACGCTGAAACTGAAGGTGTTGAGTGATTTTAAATAAACCAGTATCTCACAGCAGCTTAGCCTCAGGATAAATAAAGgcttattttatcttttcttaGAAGTGGTCAGTTTGTGTGTTAAGTTACTGGTTCATTGACTGTTGGATGTTGTTAACGCCTAAAAGGCATGCTAATGACAGTTGACCTGTATTTGCCCTCAGGACTGCGGGTGCTGTGTTTGGAGAAGGATTCAGGGCCTTTGTGTCGGACTGGGACAAAGTCACAGCCACGGTGAGACTGCTGTTTCCACCCACCATCAGCTTAGTGAATGATTATattataaatacataataaagaCTGAATTTTCCACTGAATTTCACTGATGGAAGGACAAACTGGGCAACTAAATGAGTTTTCTGAAATATCCCTACACACTAAAGGTCAGTTAGGTGTAAAAGTACTTAAAAATGACATTATTTATAGATAAACAGATGCCTCCAGTTCACACTAACTGAAGCCTGTCTGTTCATAAAGGTggtttcattttataatgactGGTACCGTCTGTCTCTACTGATTCAGCAAAGGCATCTTTTGAGTGCTCATGAATTTAGACCTTAGAATCAGAAATGGTCAAAGCAAGTAGTGTTTTTTCACACTGGTGTTAAAAGAACATATAAGCATAACAATCCTTCTGTtatgtgtttgcatttgcatttgatAGCAGCGTCTATCTTGTAAACAGTGCTTGCCATAGTTGTAATTACTTCTCTTTGGTTCTGGTGAACTGtttgacaacagcttgacaatgATGTTTGTCCTGCCCATGCTGCTTATCGGCTAATTTAGTTTCCCCACGGTGCTCAATTGCTCACCGAGGAATTGATGTTTTATGTCAGCGATGCCAGACAAATCAGTCAACCTGAACTCTGTGAAGTGGGAGGATTTAAAGGTCTGGATCCAGGCAACCATTCATGACATCCAACAGACAAAGGGTAACCATACATTTCCATGCGAATGTTCGAACTGTCAACGTGggcaaatatataaaaataggTTTGGAGTGCTGCTCTGGGTTAAGGCACTGTGTAGTTAATTGTGAAATCAGGTGCTCTTCAAAGATAGGGCAAATAGtcacataaaattaaaaaatgactgGCCACATCACTTAGTGTAAAAGTCCGTGGTGCAGGCAGgtagtccaaaaatgcatccgaGGCACTCTTGACTGTAGTTGAAAATCCTTTATTGATTCATGGATAAATCAACGCATTTCGACTGTACTTGTTTTTTATCCATAGGTTTAACTTGAGTTTGACCTGAGTATTTGAGTGCTGTCTAACTGTTGCATCACATCACCAGGTGGCAGGACTGACCCTTTTAGCCGTGGGAGTTTACTCTGCCCGAAACGCAACAGCGGTGGCAGGACGTTACATCGAGGCCAGGCTCGGTAAGCCGTCACTGGTGAGGGAAACGTCCCGATTCACCGTGGCAGAGGCAATCAAGCATCCAGTCAAGGTAGCTAATGACCAGTTGAtgctttgcttgttttgtcaacTGCGGATTATAATATGCTAATTGTACTTTTAATGTTAACTATTTAGACGACCAAGCGGCTGAGGAGCAAACCTCAGGACGCCCTCGAGGGAGTCGTGCTCAGTGTAAGTGGAAGAAGGATGTAAccaacatgcattttttttttaaaggtttgtaACCACTTgatataaatgcattttttaatctCTTAGCCTTCCCTGGAAGAGCGTGTTCGTGACATCGCCATAGCAACAAGAAACACGAGACAGAACAACGGCCTGTACAGGAACATCCTCATGTATGGCCCTCCAGGCACGGGCAAAACTCTCTTTGCTAAGGTAAACCTGAGGACTAACCCATGACTGAAAACATTCATACACAAGTGATGCCTTGTCTAACTGTGAGGCATTTCTCTTTCTGTTGAGTAGAAGCTtgcaatgcattctgggatGGACTACGCAATTATGACTGGTGGTGATGTGGCACCCATGGGCCGTGACGGTGTGACAGCCATGCACAAAGTGTTTGACTGGGCTGGTACAAGTCGGCGCGGGTAGGCTTGATTATATGAAATGGACAAATATACAAACAGCAGTAGTGTGCACTCCAGATATGAAACAACAGATAAAAGTTATCGTGTGTTTTCCTGTTACAGGCTTCTGCTTTTTGTTGATGAAGCTGATGCATTCCTTCGCAAGAGAGCCACTGTAAGTCTGCATGTATTTAATTTTCCAGAAACCCTTGAGGTTTGTGTTACAGACGTTCCTTAATTTATGTGACACATAACGTGCAatctttgctgttgttttttgcaGGAGAAGATCAGTGAGGACCTCAGAGCCACTTTGAATGCATTTTTGTATCGCACTGGAGAGCAGAGCAACAAGtaaaacattatttatattCTCTACAAATTAAAACTTGAACGTTACCTCGCCTATACCAGTGTGGCTACCTCCCAGTGCATCTCTAAGCTGCTTGATTTCTGTGTTTCTCCTTCAGGTTCATGCTGGTGTTGGCCAGTAACCAGCCAGAGCAGTTCGACTGGGCCATCAACGACCGTATAGATGAAATAGTGAATTTTGCTCTGCCGGGTCCCGAGGAGCGGGAGAGGCTGGTGCGGTTGTACTTTGACAAATATGTGCTGGAGCCCGCCACAGGAGGGAGGCAGTGAGTACAATCCccacacagcaacacagctgTTGAAATAGGGCACCGAGTCACTGCACACCCAGGATGCATACTAAAGAAGTAATTAGGCCTAGTCCACCATGTCCAACACTCACATGTCAGTGAGCTCATTCTGAGTTAGTTTGAGGAGTCATATAATCGTTGATAGAGTGATCCATGGCTGTGCTAGAATAAGGATTAGATTTAGACTCTGAGAAACAGCCTGTTGGCCATCTGGAGCAGGGCCAGCCATGCTATGGCATTAATAACACAGAGGTCAGATGTGTGATGAGGGCTGAGAGGTGGGGAGCAATCCACAAGGGCCAGGAGGCAATGAACTGAgcaccaaaaacacaacaaagccaGAAAGAAACTGATTTCAGGTTATCTAAGCTGTGGGAAAATCATTTACTCTGATGCCCTCTcatctgtctatctgtgtgtgtgtgtctgtctttgtgcagGAGGATGAAGCTGGCACAGTTTGACTACGGTAAAAAGTGCTCAGAGATAGCGAAGCGGACAGAGGGCATGTCAGGAAGAGAGATCTCTAAGCTGGGTGTGGCCTGGCAGGTACGTTCATAGCtgtaatctttaaaaaaaacaaacaacagcaatatAAATCTTAATTTCACAAAACTCCCATCAATTTTTGTAAATGAATGTATAGAACACAGGTGTTGACACATGTTCTCTTGCAGGCGGCAGCATATTCCTCTGAAGATGGCGTCCTGACAGAGGCCATGATTGACGCCCGAGTTGACGACGCTGTCAGGCAGCACCTTCAGAAGATGGACTGGCTGCATGGAGACGAGGAGTCTCAGGCCAAGACCCTTACACCTCCCACAGCTGGAGCGATAGCCAGCGGAGGCAAAATGGGCTTCACTCTGCCGCACAGTGCGGCACCCGAGGCTCAGGAGGTGATCGCCCCAGTTCTCGAGATGAATACAAAACAAGAAGGTGAAAGTATACCACCTCCTTCAGATATCGACCAATCTGCAGAAGGCAAAAGTGCCACCCCAGCTGCACAGGACAGTGAAGATGCCGTCAAAACAGAAGCTGCGATGACAGCGGAGAGTTTAGACCAGCCTGCTGCCTCCACTGATGGTGAGGGCAAGACAGAGAAGGAAGATAAAACTGGATCATCTCCTCCGAAAGACGGAACTCCAGTTTGAGTTGTAGATTTGGTCAGTGGGGCGGCTGGGATTAGAAAGATTAGTGTCCTGCCCCTGTAACTAGTCTGTCAGTTTGTCTTAGTCTGTTGGACTGTCTGTGACAGAAGATGTGTCCAGCAGGGGGAGATAATTAACTTTACGAAACACAAATAATGCCTGAGACTGTTTGATTCTAATATATAATGTATACATTGTAAAAGTGTACTTTACATGAAACCAGACtgtgtgtctgtaataacaGTGTCTAAGTGTTGTGCACAGTGGAGTGTCTCTGTGGAAATGATTAAAtggatttgtgtttttataaacaGGAGAAGTTCGAATGTTTTTGTGGTACAGTTGCTTATGATAATACACTGGAATAATCAAGAGATAGTTGAGTTAAAATTTCTTTGAGGAAGCTACGTTTTGAATAGTTAGTGACATGATATGGCATGGCGTTGCAACATGGCAGCCTCCGtggacgaggacccgctccctgtgtatatataaacgtctcattctaagttaatgaaaacacaaggattctcattttcaggtgattatacacaaaagaaaacatacttattttattaaattatattctatttctgcctaTATGTTCCTGAAATCCTACGCACTGGACCTTTTTAAGTATGCAATAAAgcacaaaatggccaaaaaagatgaaaaaaatcaaagttgtATTTGACTCAGTCAGACCTGTAAGTTTGTTGTAAACAAAACAGCACACGAACTACTGAATTTAATCCAcacttttatatttatgtgtcATTAACATCATGGTGCACATCTTGCTCGATGTTTTCCCCGGAGTCCTCCATGTGTTTTGGATGTGATTGCCTGAACAGCTCCTTTGCGTTTCTGAATTTGGGCATCCATGACCAGGAAACTGGAAATAAAGACAGGGTAACTGGGCTGATGAAAGGCTCTCATATGTATTTGTGTGCAAGGTGAGGTGAAATGACATGACTTTAGTGGAGTGCAATGGGAAGTAGTAAAAATCCGAATCATAAGGAGTGGGGATGTAAttgtttaagaaaaaacatactTTAGGAACCCCTAAGCTTTTCCCCACATGCCAGTCCAGTTTAGGCTGACTTCTTACTCACCGTTCATTTGGTTTTCCCTCCAGTATTTGAGCTGTGAGCGCCAAACCCTGTCCAACCACTGCAAGGTCAAGCTGATGCAGAAACCCAAGAGCAGTCCAACTATCACGTTCATCTCCTGGCGGGTCATGATGTCACTCCCGGTGTAGTTTTCCCTTGAATCCACAATGGACTGGGCCCCATTATATGAAACGACATGATAGACTTGATgcctgcagcagagagcagaagCCAGTGGTGGGGgatgtgcacacagaaaaataaagataaaaatgaacACATGATGCTGAAAGATGATTATGGAGTTTTGTTTTTAGGGTGATATCAAAATCTACTCATTCCTGATGATCAattttctgtgtggaaaaaaaatgtagacCTTCACATGTTTTCAGCATCAATGCAACGGTTTGATTATCTGAACAGTGAGTCTGAACACAGTGTAGAAACAGAGCAGGAAAAAAGAACTGATATGACTCAGGTGTGAAAACGCTCCACTGTTTAACAGTTttcttagtcaaagaaaaaatgtgtgaaGCCTGCCTGCACTGATGTTATTACAACAGAGGATATTTACTCTTGATAATGGACGTGCTGCTCGGCTGGGAAGCAGTCATACTCGTGTGTAGTTTCAAATACATGGCATTCCTGGAATTTAACCCCACACTGTGTAGAAAGATAGTTCAGCATATTGCTGGTGTTTACACCCTTACATGCAatgatcattttacagacattacaagcagcactgttgtcatctttc
This region of Epinephelus fuscoguttatus linkage group LG1, E.fuscoguttatus.final_Chr_v1 genomic DNA includes:
- the atad3 gene encoding ATPase family AAA domain containing 3; protein product: MSWLFGLNKGQPEAPPGLPVQPPPPPPPPAGGSSGGGGDKPKDKWSNFDPTGLERAAQAAKELDKSRHAKEALELARMQEQTTQMEHQSKMKEYEAAVEQLKGDQIRIQGEERRKTVNEETKQHQARAQYQDKLARQRYEDQLRQQQALNEENLRKQEESVQKQEAMRKATIEHEMELRHKNELLRIEAETKARARVERENADIIREQIRLKAAEHRQTVLESIKTAGAVFGEGFRAFVSDWDKVTATVAGLTLLAVGVYSARNATAVAGRYIEARLGKPSLVRETSRFTVAEAIKHPVKTTKRLRSKPQDALEGVVLSPSLEERVRDIAIATRNTRQNNGLYRNILMYGPPGTGKTLFAKKLAMHSGMDYAIMTGGDVAPMGRDGVTAMHKVFDWAGTSRRGLLLFVDEADAFLRKRATEKISEDLRATLNAFLYRTGEQSNKFMLVLASNQPEQFDWAINDRIDEIVNFALPGPEERERLVRLYFDKYVLEPATGGRQRMKLAQFDYGKKCSEIAKRTEGMSGREISKLGVAWQAAAYSSEDGVLTEAMIDARVDDAVRQHLQKMDWLHGDEESQAKTLTPPTAGAIASGGKMGFTLPHSAAPEAQEVIAPVLEMNTKQEGESIPPPSDIDQSAEGKSATPAAQDSEDAVKTEAAMTAESLDQPAASTDGEGKTEKEDKTGSSPPKDGTPV
- the LOC125894513 gene encoding transmembrane protein 240-like, which encodes MNALFDRLLNFILPLVRGEDRVCACMCGRHQVYHVVSYNGAQSIVDSRENYTGSDIMTRQEMNVIVGLLLGFCISLTLQWLDRVWRSQLKYWRENQMNVSWSWMPKFRNAKELFRQSHPKHMEDSGENIEQDVHHDVNDT